From a single Ornithodoros turicata isolate Travis chromosome 8, ASM3712646v1, whole genome shotgun sequence genomic region:
- the LOC135367443 gene encoding uncharacterized protein LOC135367443 isoform X3: MINLVRVGIPQLCYEKGSFRGLQECFRNVEGTFFFQKAGSLSEIWKVVQEPQKRKSTTFQDLHCTPWTENPGSNWDLMKQDLNMEGGNSILELNIAWLLKMKRLNQLPQGKVPVTCVMVKKFCEGILHLQDPTGEIAASTDKCVLDLRDYFRTGTALVLQKVGVYSGSNGDYYLNITRDNIVNIYSHKDDCAHRVQVNPTSVEELVTSQMQCEALQDTRLLLGRHKSTPPRRKSHSATYNDSPPCGSVINASSGPLAKATKSHFQWLDDDIFLAIDDNFLS; encoded by the exons ATGATAAATCTTGTACGAGTTGGGATTCCTCAGCTGTGCTACGAAAAAGGAAGTTTCCGGGGCCTGCAGGAATGCTTCCGAAATGT CGAGGGGACATTTTTCTTCCAGAAAGCCGGCTCCTTATCGGAAATATGGAAGGTAGTCCAAGAACCCCAGAAGCGAAAGTCAACAACATTTCAA GATCTCCATTGTACACCATGGACCGAGAACCCTGGGTCAAACTGGGATTTAATGAAGCAAGATCTTAATATGGAAGGCGGGAATAGCATATTGGAATTGAACATTGCCTGGCTGCTCAAAATG AAAAGGCTGAACCAACTACCACAAGGAAAAGTACCTGTCACCTGCGTTATGGTTAAGAAATTTTGTGAGGGTATATTGCACCTCCAAGACCCTACAG GTGAAATTGCAGCATCAACTGACAAGTGTGTCTTAGATTTGCGAGACTACTTTAGGACGGGAACTGCCTTGGTGCTGCAGAAG GTCGGTGTCTACAGTGGCTCAAATGGTGATTATTATCTCAACATCACTCGTGACAATATTGTCAACATCTACAGCCACAAAGATGATTGTGCGCACAGAGTCCAAGTTAACCCCACAAGTGTTGAGGAACTTGTAACCAGCCAGATGCAATGTGAAGCCCTACAAGACACTCGGCTGCTCCTAGGAAGACATAAAAGCACACCACCCAGGAGAAAGTCCCATTCTGCAACATATAACGATAGCCCACCCTGTGGGTCTGTTATAAATGCATCAAGTGGGCCATTGGCCAAAGCCACAAAAAGTCATTTTCAATGGCTGGATG ACGACATCTTCCTTGCCATTGATGATAATTTCCTTTCCTGA
- the LOC135367443 gene encoding uncharacterized protein LOC135367443 isoform X1: MTAPDGSKRSWGRTLKNPIIHIEERFRLRIAMSTSETTLKGNLDFIDDDFWNSDIEDNLEKIDRQAASVHDNNSSVSRVRTNSQSNQDVPVAEKLPELQGKDSSLGATKIDVYELESFFHDDFEDDPGSEHKAEYDVINDKSCTSWDSSAVLRKRKFPGPAGMLPKCKAGSLSEIWKVVQEPQKRKSTTFQDLHCTPWTENPGSNWDLMKQDLNMEGGNSILELNIAWLLKMKRLNQLPQGKVPVTCVMVKKFCEGILHLQDPTGEIAASTDKCVLDLRDYFRTGTALVLQKVGVYSGSNGDYYLNITRDNIVNIYSHKDDCAHRVQVNPTSVEELVTSQMQCEALQDTRLLLGRHKSTPPRRKSHSATYNDSPPCGSVINASSGPLAKATKSHFQWLDDDIFLAIDDNFLS, translated from the exons ATGACAGCTCCTGATGGCTCCAAACGTTCATGGGGGAGAACCTTAAAAAATCCCATAATCCATATAGAGGAGAGGTTCAGGTTGCGAATTGCGATGTCGACATCAGAAACAACACTCAAAGGCAATCTTGATTTTATAGATGAT GATTTCTGGAATAGCGACATTGAGGACAATTTAGAGAAGATAGACAGGCAAGCTGCCTCAGTTCATGATAATAATTCTAGCGTTTCTAGAGTACGCACCAATTCACAAAGCAATCAAGACGTACCGGTAGCTGAAAAGCTTCCAGAACTGCAAGGCAAAGACAGCAGTCTTGGAGCAACTAAGATAGATGTGTATGAGTTGGAAAGCTTTTTTCATGACGATTTTGAAGATGATCCAGGATCAGAGCATAAAGCTGAATACGATGTAATCAATGATAAATCTTGTACGAGTTGGGATTCCTCAGCTGTGCTACGAAAAAGGAAGTTTCCGGGGCCTGCAGGAATGCTTCCGAAATGT AAAGCCGGCTCCTTATCGGAAATATGGAAGGTAGTCCAAGAACCCCAGAAGCGAAAGTCAACAACATTTCAA GATCTCCATTGTACACCATGGACCGAGAACCCTGGGTCAAACTGGGATTTAATGAAGCAAGATCTTAATATGGAAGGCGGGAATAGCATATTGGAATTGAACATTGCCTGGCTGCTCAAAATG AAAAGGCTGAACCAACTACCACAAGGAAAAGTACCTGTCACCTGCGTTATGGTTAAGAAATTTTGTGAGGGTATATTGCACCTCCAAGACCCTACAG GTGAAATTGCAGCATCAACTGACAAGTGTGTCTTAGATTTGCGAGACTACTTTAGGACGGGAACTGCCTTGGTGCTGCAGAAG GTCGGTGTCTACAGTGGCTCAAATGGTGATTATTATCTCAACATCACTCGTGACAATATTGTCAACATCTACAGCCACAAAGATGATTGTGCGCACAGAGTCCAAGTTAACCCCACAAGTGTTGAGGAACTTGTAACCAGCCAGATGCAATGTGAAGCCCTACAAGACACTCGGCTGCTCCTAGGAAGACATAAAAGCACACCACCCAGGAGAAAGTCCCATTCTGCAACATATAACGATAGCCCACCCTGTGGGTCTGTTATAAATGCATCAAGTGGGCCATTGGCCAAAGCCACAAAAAGTCATTTTCAATGGCTGGATG ACGACATCTTCCTTGCCATTGATGATAATTTCCTTTCCTGA
- the LOC135367443 gene encoding uncharacterized protein LOC135367443 isoform X2, whose product MTAPDGSKRSWGRTLKNPIIHIEERFRLRIAMSTSETTLKGNLDFIDDKAGSLSEIWKVVQEPQKRKSTTFQDLHCTPWTENPGSNWDLMKQDLNMEGGNSILELNIAWLLKMKRLNQLPQGKVPVTCVMVKKFCEGILHLQDPTGEIAASTDKCVLDLRDYFRTGTALVLQKVGVYSGSNGDYYLNITRDNIVNIYSHKDDCAHRVQVNPTSVEELVTSQMQCEALQDTRLLLGRHKSTPPRRKSHSATYNDSPPCGSVINASSGPLAKATKSHFQWLDDDIFLAIDDNFLS is encoded by the exons ATGACAGCTCCTGATGGCTCCAAACGTTCATGGGGGAGAACCTTAAAAAATCCCATAATCCATATAGAGGAGAGGTTCAGGTTGCGAATTGCGATGTCGACATCAGAAACAACACTCAAAGGCAATCTTGATTTTATAGATGAT AAAGCCGGCTCCTTATCGGAAATATGGAAGGTAGTCCAAGAACCCCAGAAGCGAAAGTCAACAACATTTCAA GATCTCCATTGTACACCATGGACCGAGAACCCTGGGTCAAACTGGGATTTAATGAAGCAAGATCTTAATATGGAAGGCGGGAATAGCATATTGGAATTGAACATTGCCTGGCTGCTCAAAATG AAAAGGCTGAACCAACTACCACAAGGAAAAGTACCTGTCACCTGCGTTATGGTTAAGAAATTTTGTGAGGGTATATTGCACCTCCAAGACCCTACAG GTGAAATTGCAGCATCAACTGACAAGTGTGTCTTAGATTTGCGAGACTACTTTAGGACGGGAACTGCCTTGGTGCTGCAGAAG GTCGGTGTCTACAGTGGCTCAAATGGTGATTATTATCTCAACATCACTCGTGACAATATTGTCAACATCTACAGCCACAAAGATGATTGTGCGCACAGAGTCCAAGTTAACCCCACAAGTGTTGAGGAACTTGTAACCAGCCAGATGCAATGTGAAGCCCTACAAGACACTCGGCTGCTCCTAGGAAGACATAAAAGCACACCACCCAGGAGAAAGTCCCATTCTGCAACATATAACGATAGCCCACCCTGTGGGTCTGTTATAAATGCATCAAGTGGGCCATTGGCCAAAGCCACAAAAAGTCATTTTCAATGGCTGGATG ACGACATCTTCCTTGCCATTGATGATAATTTCCTTTCCTGA